In Gemmatimonadota bacterium, the DNA window GGCGGCGAGTCGATCGCCGAAGGGAATGTCATCGTCAAACACCCCCCAGGGGTTCATCGACAGGAGGCCGCTGAGCAGGAAGGTGGTCAGGGGTACCAGGAAAATCAACCCCAGCACATGGTGTAGTTTCAGCGTGCCCCGGTAGGGGGTCACATCGCTGCCGCGGTAACGCCTGCGGAATCTCAGGCGCATGACGCCGACAACCGCGCCGGTGACGATGGATACCAGGCCGGCGATTGAGAGCACCACGATCACCCAGTGCCAGATAGAGACATGCTGGCGGAGCTGTACCGGGTAGATCCAGTGAAGATTCGCTCCCAGCCAGTTCCAGCCGCGTTCCAGCGCGCTGGTATCCCGCACCACTTCCCCGGTCACCGAGGAGACATAGAGTTCCGTGCCCGCTGGATCGTTAAGCGCCACCGAATATAGCGGCCGGTGAGGATGGAGGCTGCTGGACACGGACCACTGGTCCACGAGCAGGAGCGCCTTGAGCGCCGGTTGCGCCGACGAGAGGCCGGTTGCGTGGGCGTAAACCCGGCTTGCCTGAAGAGCGTCTTCTGCTTCTATCTTGCCGATCGCACCGCCGGTGTCGGCAAATAGGCCATGGTGCGTGCCATCACCCGTTCGCATGAGCCAGGCGGGCCGTCCAAGCACGGAGGTAAGGCGCAGTTCCTCGATGGTCTGCGCAGGATCAAGGCGCTGCAATAGTTCGCCAGGTCCGACCCGCAGTTTGTCCTGTTCAAGTTCCGGCAGTGCAACGAGGCGTTCCGCCCGTGTCAATGACGGAAAACCGACATACATCATCACCACGCCGGAGAAAAACCACATGGCCACGAGCAGGCACATGGAGATCCCCAGCCAGCGGTGGCCGAGATAGAGCCAGCGGCGGAAGCTTCGTGCGGGCCTCACCAGTTCTTCACTCTCCAGACCGTCACGCCGCCCTGCGCATCGAGCGCGGCGAGGGCACCCCCGTCCGGCCGCCAGTACACGTCGGAAACGACATCCGCCAGTAACCCGCTCCCTATGGAACGACCTTCGCCGTCATGCTGAAGCGACCAGGCAACGACGGCCCCATCGCGGCCTCCCGATGCCAGCCACATCGCGCCGGGAGCAAAGGAAAGCGTCGTGATGGGTTGAACATGATATTCCAGTACGCCGGGCCGCGTGCCTTCCGGACCCTGTCCCCGAAAGCTCCAGACCGTCACCGTCTCCCCTCCGCCCGTGGCAAGGAGGGTACCGGTGCCATCGAAAGCCAGGGCCGACGGCTTGCCCGGGTATCCGGACATCATGGAGTCCTTCCCCGTGTCGCGGCGCCAGAAGTGCACCGAATTGTCCTGGCTGCCGCAGGCCACGATGTCCCCGTCCGGGCTCAATACCATGGACACCAGGGACCCTTGCCATTCCAACTTCTGGTGAGACTCGCCGCTGGACGCGTCGAAGAACGTCACGCGACCGTAACAGGCCGTCGCCAACTCATCTGCGCCGGACCACGCGATGGCGCTGACGGTGCTGGGATGGGCATCCGATCTCCAGACCTCCGTGCCGTCCACGGTATATACGAAT includes these proteins:
- a CDS encoding PepSY domain-containing protein; the protein is MRPARSFRRWLYLGHRWLGISMCLLVAMWFFSGVVMMYVGFPSLTRAERLVALPELEQDKLRVGPGELLQRLDPAQTIEELRLTSVLGRPAWLMRTGDGTHHGLFADTGGAIGKIEAEDALQASRVYAHATGLSSAQPALKALLLVDQWSVSSSLHPHRPLYSVALNDPAGTELYVSSVTGEVVRDTSALERGWNWLGANLHWIYPVQLRQHVSIWHWVIVVLSIAGLVSIVTGAVVGVMRLRFRRRYRGSDVTPYRGTLKLHHVLGLIFLVPLTTFLLSGLLSMNPWGVFDDDIPFGDRLAAYRDTPTVGALAAYLDTPTIGALNVGATQVGAGSIGTFHVDAVSSGTTHVGALAVGAATVRGHLAGVVFPSPGLGLEMPSGRGLKFPPETRELVWQWLGGSPYAYAVTGDGRRQLLTSSEQGSIEVSVLAQIKRGMAGHRTVSIERLTDYDLYYYSHHQRWRPLPVLRVRFDDANATWYHIDLTTGELINQLTETGRTKRWLYNGLHSLDFGFLIDNRPVWDVVVIVLCSAGFLFSSTAVIVSWRRLLRIRKRHRARKA
- a CDS encoding PQQ-binding-like beta-propeller repeat protein, which translates into the protein MSGLNVGNPSGVIRDGWSASVGDYAIAGGWILRGEALVIGDSAGSVYAFDGKSGATRWTINEVHEGGLLAVAIHPGGTAFATAGQDGRALIWRAAEGQASQSIEVGNSWVENLAWSPDGRWLAVSCSRQVFVYTVDGTEVWRSDAHPSTVSAIAWSGADELATACYGRVTFFDASSGESHQKLEWQGSLVSMVLSPDGDIVACGSQDNSVHFWRRDTGKDSMMSGYPGKPSALAFDGTGTLLATGGGETVTVWSFRGQGPEGTRPGVLEYHVQPITTLSFAPGAMWLASGGRDGAVVAWSLQHDGEGRSIGSGLLADVVSDVYWRPDGGALAALDAQGGVTVWRVKNW